One genomic segment of Salmo trutta chromosome 8, fSalTru1.1, whole genome shotgun sequence includes these proteins:
- the rab39bb gene encoding RAB39B, member RAS oncogene family b — protein MEAIWLYQFRLIVIGDSTVGKSCLIRRFTEGRFAQVSDPTVGVDFFSRLVEIEPGKRIKLQIWDTAGQERFRSITRAYYRNSVGGLLLFDITNRRSFQNVHDWLEEARSHVQPHSIVFLLVGHKCDLEPQRQVTRQEAEKLAGAYGMRYVETSARDAINVEHAFTELTKDIFQLVRSGDITIQEGWEGVKSGFVPNVVHSSEEVTKSDRRCLC, from the exons ATGGAGGCGATATGGTTGTACCAGTTCAGACTCATCGTCATTGGGGACTCGACGGTGGGGAAATCGTGCCTGATCCGGCGGTTCACGGAGGGAAGGTTTGCCCAGGTGAGTGACCCGACGGTCGGAGTGGATTTCTTCTCTCGCCTGGTGGAGATCGAGCCAGGGAAACGCATCAAGCTACAGATCTGGGATACCGCGGGACAGGAGCGCTTcag GTCCATCACCAGAGCCTACTATCGTAACTCAGTGGGCGGGCTCCTCCTGTTTGACATCACAAACCGCCGTTCCTTCCAGAATGTTCATGATTGGCTAGAGGAGGCCCGGAGCCACGTCCAACCACACAGCATTGTGTTCCTATTGGTCGGCCACAAGTGTGACCTGGAGCCTCAGCGCCAG GTAACTCGTCAGGAGGCTGAGAAACTCGCCGGCGCCTACGGGATGCGTTACGTAGAAACTTCGGCCCGCGACGCCATAAACGTGGAGCACGCCTTCACGGAGCTGACCAAGGACATCTTTCAGCTG GTGAGGAGCGGTGACATCACTATCCAGGAGGGCTGGGAGGGGGTGAAGAGCGGCTTCGTTCCCAACGTGGTCCACTCCTCCGAGGAGGTCACCAAGAGCGACCGACGCTGCCTCTGCTGA